A region from the Carassius carassius chromosome 33, fCarCar2.1, whole genome shotgun sequence genome encodes:
- the LOC132113628 gene encoding solute carrier family 25 member 43: MATVKKDDRLTSSQSLLCVGFAGIFSKTVTSPLEVVKILSQIGTFHCKRGFIHSFVFICQNEGLRAFWKGNMVSCLRLFPYSAIHLATYKNIVHLHIDEQGDISQWRAIVAGGLAGISAALATYPLEVVETRLIAQNCQEPTYRGLLHSLSTIYRNEGLQALYRGFSLTVLGAVPFSVGCYAVYVNLDKLWQERHVRFTSLQNFINGCLAAGVAQTLSFPFETVKKKMQAQSLLLPHCGGVDVHFNGMIDCFRQIIKNKSIVALWSGLTANLVKIVPYFGLLFSCFEMCKQVCLYRNGYIISPLSYQPKPGVDQSLGPHELQEFKRYLRNRKSHKAQSSSIGNRW; encoded by the exons ATGGCCACAGTAAAAAAGGACGACCGACTGACAAGTTCTCAAAGTTTACTGTGCGTCGGTTTTGCCGGGATTTTTAGCAAAACAGTAACGTCGCCTCTGGAAGTCGTGAAGATTTTGAGTCAAATAGGAACATTTCACTGTAAACGCGGATTCATCCAcagctttgtttttatttgtcagAATGAGGGACTTCGAGCTTTTTGGAAGGGGAATATGGTTTCCTGTCTACGGTTGTTTCCCTACAGTGCTATACATTTAGCAACTTACAAAAA CATTGTCCACCTTCACATTGATGAACAGGGTGATATCTCGCAATGGAGAGCTATAGTTGCCGGTGGGCTGGCAGGAATATCTGCCGCTCTAGCAACATATCCACTGGAGGTGGTTGAAACCAGACTTATTGCTCAGAATTGCCAAGAACCAACATACAGAGGGTTGCTGCATTCTCTCTCCACCATCTACAGAAATGAAGGACTTCAGGCTCTCTACAGAGGTTTTTCACTCACTGTGTTAG GTGCCGTTCCCTTCTCTGTTGGCTGCTATGCGGTGTATGTCAATTTGGACAAGCTGTGGCAGGAGCGTCATGTTCGCTTCACGTCTTTGCAGAACTTCATCAATGGCTGTCTTGCAGCAGGAGTCGCTCAGACTCTTTCCTTCCCCTTTGAAACTGTTAAAAAGAAGATGCAG GCCCAGAGTCTTCTTTTGCCCCACTGTGGAGGAGTTGATGTCCATTTTAATGGGATGATAGACTGCTTCAGACAGATCATCAAAAACAAGAGCATTGTGGCTCTTTGGAGTGGCCTTACAGCCAACCTGGTGAAG ATTGTCCCATATTTTGGCCTGCTTTTCAGTTGCTTTGAGATGTGTAAGCAAGTGTGTCTTTACCGGAATGGCTACATCATTTCTCCACTAAGCTACCAACCTAAACCAGGCGTGGACCAGAGCCTGGGCCCACATGAACTGCAGGAGTTTAAGCGCTACCTGAGAAACAGAAAATCACACAAAGCACAGAGTTCATCCATAGGAAACCGCTGGTAA